A single region of the Epinephelus moara isolate mb chromosome 14, YSFRI_EMoa_1.0, whole genome shotgun sequence genome encodes:
- the yy1a gene encoding transcriptional repressor protein YY1a, which yields MASGDTLYIETDGSEMPAEIVELHEIEVETIETTVVGDDGEHQPMIALQPLDTDDPNSIHPHQEVILVQTREEVVGEDDSELHTDDGFEDQILIPVPAVEEDYIEQTLVTVAGKSSSTGRMKRAGSGKKSGKKSYLSGGEMGRKWEQKQVQIKTLEGEFSVTMWASDDKKDIDHEEQITGENSPPDYSEYMTGKKLPPGGIPGIDLSDPKQLAEFARMKPRKVKEDDAPRTIACPHKGCTKMFRDNSAMRKHLHTHGPRVHVCAECGKAFVESSKLKRHQLVHTGEKPFQCTFEGCGKRFSLDFNLRTHVRIHTGDRPYVCPFDGCNKKFAQSTNLKSHILTHAKAKNNQ from the exons ATGGCGTCGGGGGACACCCTGTACATTGAGACGGACGGGTCAGAAATGCCGGCGGAAATAGTGGAGCTGCATGAAATAGAAGTAGAGACAATCGAGACAACAGTTGTTGGAGACGACGGTGAACACCAGCCCATGATCGCCTTACAGCCTCTTGACACGGATGATCCAAACTCGATTCACCCGCACCAAGAGGTGATTCTGGTGCAAACACGAGAAGAGGTGGTGGGTGAGGATGACTCTGAACTGCACACGGATGATGGCTTTGAGGACCAAATCCTCATCCCAGTACCTGCCGTGGAGGAGGACTATATCGAACAGACTCTGGTTACTGTCGCCGGGAAAAGCTCGTCGACAGGCCGGATGAAGAGGGCTGGAAGCGGAAAGAAATCGGGCAAAAAGAGCTACCTGAGCGGGGGAGAAATGGGCAGGAAATGGGAGCAGAAGCAGGTCCAGATAAAGACTCTGGAGGGGGAGTTTTCAGTGACTATGTGGGCATCGG ATGACAAGAAGGACATTGACCACGAGGAGCAAATCACTGGTGAAAACTCTCCTCCAGATTATTCTGAATACATGACAGGGAAGAAGCTTCCTCCAGGAGGCATCCCAGGCATTGACCTCTCAGACCCCAAACAGCTGGCAGAGTTTGCACG AATGAAGCCAAGAAAAGTGAAAGAAGACGACGCACCTAGGACGATAGCCTGTCCACACAAA GGATGTACCAAGATGTTCAGGGACAACTCAGCGATGAGAAAGCACTTGCATACCCACGGGCCCCGTGTGCACGTCTGCGCAGAGTGCGGCAAAGCCTTCGTAGAAAGTTCAAAACTGAAGAGGCATCAACTCgtacacacaggagagaaacctttCCAG TGCACATTTGAGGGCTGTGGCAAGCGGTTCTCTCTGGACTTTAACCTGCGCACACATGTGCGTATTCACACTGGAGACCGCCCGTATGTGTGCCCCTTTGACGGCTGCAACAAAAAATTTGCCCAGTCAACCAACCTGAAGTCTCACATCCTCACACACGCCAAAGCCAAAAACAACCAGTGA